One Desulforhopalus sp. DNA segment encodes these proteins:
- a CDS encoding MATE family efflux transporter, translating to MSSSPKIPSRDRRYREVLHVCLPLVISLSATTVMEFIDRIFLANYSIDAISAALPAGITSYLPIAFFGGVGSYAGVFIAQYTGRGDHQKIGCVLWQGMYFTLASGLILYLLGIFAAKPLFALAGHPPGVQALEEIYFSVLCQGAVLHVAMATLATFYAGRGITRPVMLITFLGVIVHIPLDYALIFGRWGMPELGIRGAAISMVASWAVNVICLAGLIFTKANNRRFGVFTSYRFDKEIFTRLMRFGIPGSLQFTMDILAFTFFILLVGRIGLAELAATNIVMSINALAFMPSAGVSQGMSILVGQALGRGNPGLAATYVRSGSRMLMLYILAMDLLFLFAPDFVLAPFLAAGKDSATHQAVLAFSHPLLQIVAAYLFFDALYMVFSGTLRGAGDTRFMMLAIAIISPTCLILPVYIGIEYMQIGVVTAWLWVLFFVTCLFILSALRVRHGVWKKMLVIEDVDKA from the coding sequence ATGAGTTCTTCCCCAAAAATTCCGAGCCGAGACCGCCGCTACCGTGAGGTGCTGCACGTCTGCCTGCCACTGGTCATCAGTCTTTCAGCGACCACGGTGATGGAGTTCATCGACCGAATCTTTCTTGCCAATTACAGCATCGACGCGATCTCCGCCGCCCTGCCCGCCGGTATCACCTCCTATCTGCCCATCGCCTTTTTTGGCGGCGTCGGCAGCTATGCCGGGGTCTTTATCGCCCAGTACACTGGCCGGGGTGACCACCAGAAGATCGGCTGCGTTTTGTGGCAGGGGATGTATTTCACCCTTGCCTCCGGCCTTATTCTCTATCTGCTGGGGATCTTTGCCGCAAAACCGCTCTTTGCCCTCGCCGGGCATCCGCCGGGGGTGCAGGCGCTTGAGGAGATCTATTTTTCCGTTCTCTGTCAGGGCGCGGTGCTGCATGTGGCGATGGCCACCCTTGCCACCTTTTATGCCGGGCGGGGAATCACCAGGCCGGTGATGTTGATCACCTTCCTCGGGGTCATCGTCCACATCCCCCTTGATTACGCCCTGATCTTTGGCCGCTGGGGCATGCCCGAGCTTGGCATCCGGGGCGCTGCCATCTCCATGGTGGCATCCTGGGCGGTGAACGTCATCTGTCTCGCTGGCCTGATCTTTACCAAGGCCAATAACCGCCGCTTCGGGGTCTTCACCTCTTACCGCTTCGACAAGGAGATCTTCACCAGACTGATGCGTTTTGGAATCCCCGGCTCCCTGCAGTTTACCATGGATATCCTCGCCTTTACCTTCTTTATTCTTCTTGTTGGCCGCATCGGCCTGGCCGAGCTGGCGGCAACCAACATCGTCATGTCCATCAACGCCTTGGCCTTCATGCCCTCAGCGGGCGTTTCCCAGGGGATGAGCATCCTCGTCGGTCAGGCCCTGGGCCGCGGTAATCCCGGCCTTGCCGCCACCTACGTAAGGAGCGGCAGCCGGATGCTGATGCTCTATATCCTGGCCATGGATCTGCTTTTTCTCTTTGCCCCCGACTTCGTCCTTGCGCCCTTTCTTGCCGCCGGCAAGGATTCCGCTACCCATCAGGCGGTGCTGGCCTTCAGCCATCCGCTGCTGCAGATCGTCGCCGCCTACCTGTTTTTCGATGCCCTGTACATGGTCTTCAGCGGCACCCTGCGCGGCGCCGGCGACACCCGCTTCATGATGCTGGCCATTGCCATAATCTCGCCCACCTGCCTGATCCTGCCGGTCTATATCGGCATTGAATACATGCAGATCGGCGTGGTAACCGCCTGGCTGTGGGTGCTGTTCTTCGTCACCTGCCTCTTTATCCTCTCCGCCCTGCGGGTCCGCCATGGGGTATGGAAAAAGATGCTGGTTATTGAGGATGTTGACAAGGCCTAG
- a CDS encoding MFS transporter: MTDSTSKFIYFATIVTFCSLYAAQPIQPLFKSEFHLSNFQAILFTTLMMAPLGIAPLLYGYILESFSAKVMLRSALLALGILELFFATADNYFTLLALRGVQGLMIPAILTALMTYISYTSPKEKVQHAIAVYIAATIVGGFLGRFLSGLFTDLFGWRFFFFILGLLLMLNSYLLRDMARDAKLQYARPKLAEIAALLRARPFIWLYVSIFCLFFVFAALMNFLPFELKQINPASRETGVGLLYLGYSMGLLVSLNTRRITSFFGGEAGAISAGILIFALGTLCFMVEQYLVMFAAMFVFCAGLFTAHSLLSGLVNKLAVDNKAIANGLYISFYYTGGTLGSVLPGAVFQRYGWQAFLLQLLIMIGLAFFFSRQLRGVAGEGK, from the coding sequence GTGACTGATTCCACCAGCAAATTCATCTACTTTGCGACAATTGTAACCTTCTGTTCGCTGTATGCGGCGCAACCTATCCAGCCGCTGTTTAAGAGCGAATTTCATCTGAGCAACTTCCAGGCCATCCTCTTTACCACCCTGATGATGGCGCCGCTTGGCATCGCCCCTCTTTTGTACGGCTATATTCTTGAATCCTTCTCCGCCAAGGTGATGCTCCGTTCGGCGCTGCTTGCCCTCGGCATCCTTGAACTGTTCTTTGCCACCGCCGACAACTATTTCACCCTCCTTGCCCTGCGTGGCGTTCAGGGCCTGATGATCCCGGCAATTCTGACGGCGCTCATGACCTATATCAGCTACACCTCGCCAAAAGAAAAGGTCCAGCATGCGATTGCCGTCTATATCGCCGCAACCATTGTCGGCGGCTTTCTCGGCCGCTTCTTGTCCGGGCTGTTTACCGATCTTTTTGGCTGGCGTTTCTTTTTCTTCATCCTTGGTTTGCTCCTCATGCTCAACAGTTACCTGCTTCGGGACATGGCCAGAGACGCCAAGCTGCAGTACGCCCGGCCAAAGCTTGCAGAGATTGCCGCCCTGCTCCGGGCAAGGCCATTTATATGGCTCTATGTTTCGATTTTTTGCCTGTTTTTTGTCTTTGCCGCCCTGATGAACTTTTTGCCCTTCGAGCTGAAACAGATCAATCCCGCCTCCCGGGAAACCGGGGTGGGGCTTCTGTATCTGGGGTACAGCATGGGGTTGCTGGTTTCTCTCAATACCCGGCGGATCACCAGCTTCTTTGGCGGTGAGGCGGGGGCCATTTCCGCCGGCATCCTGATCTTTGCCCTGGGTACCCTGTGTTTTATGGTGGAACAGTATCTGGTGATGTTTGCCGCTATGTTTGTCTTCTGTGCCGGTCTCTTTACCGCCCACTCCCTGCTGTCCGGTCTTGTCAACAAGCTCGCCGTCGACAACAAGGCCATTGCCAACGGCCTGTATATCTCCTTTTACTATACCGGCGGCACCCTCGGCTCGGTGTTGCCGGGCGCGGTGTTTCAGCGTTACGGCTGGCAGGCCTTTCTCCTCCAGCTTCTTATTATGATCGGTCTTGCCTTCTTCTTTTCCCGGCAATTGCGGGGCGTGGCCGGCGAGGGGAAGTAG
- a CDS encoding nitroreductase family protein produces MQQVIINRQDCTGCGICVEICPYQAIRLEDGTAVHNGIACFLCGHCQAACPQGAIAIPGLQVLLGLATIAEKAEVLPPGTIQTADLVTLMRSRRSCRKYQEKSVPLEVLTDLVKIGTTAPSGTNSQGWNFIILPSRDDLLVLGGLVSDFYRGLNKMAANPVLRGLVKVFGGDSLGRYYRNYYDSVAKALKEWDEDGTDRLFHGAAAAILVTGRREASCPAEDALLATQNILLAAHAMGLGSCLIGFAVEALRRNKSMRRQLAIPADEVVYSVIALGFPAVVYQHPAGRKAVEPRVLHLTKMP; encoded by the coding sequence ATGCAACAGGTAATCATCAATCGGCAAGACTGCACGGGTTGCGGCATCTGCGTGGAAATTTGCCCGTACCAGGCGATACGCCTTGAGGACGGCACGGCGGTGCACAATGGCATTGCCTGCTTTCTCTGCGGCCATTGCCAGGCCGCTTGTCCACAGGGGGCGATCGCTATTCCCGGCCTGCAGGTGCTCCTTGGCCTTGCAACCATCGCCGAAAAAGCGGAGGTGCTGCCGCCGGGTACCATCCAAACGGCAGACCTCGTCACCCTGATGCGGTCGCGCCGCTCCTGCCGGAAATACCAGGAAAAGTCCGTGCCGCTGGAAGTACTTACCGATCTGGTAAAAATCGGCACCACCGCACCCTCCGGCACCAATAGCCAGGGGTGGAATTTTATTATCTTACCGAGCCGTGACGACCTCCTCGTTCTTGGCGGCCTGGTGAGTGACTTTTACCGAGGTCTGAACAAGATGGCGGCAAACCCCGTGCTGCGCGGCCTGGTCAAAGTCTTCGGCGGCGATAGCCTTGGCCGCTATTACCGTAACTATTACGACTCGGTAGCCAAGGCCCTCAAAGAATGGGACGAAGACGGTACGGACCGGCTCTTCCATGGCGCGGCGGCTGCTATCCTCGTCACCGGCCGGAGAGAGGCCAGTTGTCCGGCGGAAGATGCCCTGCTTGCCACCCAGAATATCCTCCTTGCCGCCCATGCCATGGGGCTTGGCAGCTGTCTTATCGGCTTTGCCGTCGAGGCCTTGCGGCGCAACAAATCCATGCGCCGGCAACTAGCGATTCCGGCAGATGAGGTGGTCTACAGCGTCATCGCCCTAGGCTTTCCGGCGGTTGTCTATCAACATCCGGCTGGTCGCAAGGCTGTCGAGCCCAGAGTCCTGCACCTGACAAAGATGCCCTGA